A segment of the Candidatus Eisenbacteria bacterium genome:
AATGGTTTGCCCCGATGGGTTGGCGACGTCTCGATTGCTCGAGACCGTGTACCGGATCAGCTTCGTATCTCCCGACGGATCCAGGAAGCTGAGGTAGAAGCGCCCATTGGTCGCATAACCCGGGTCGAAGGCCATCCCGGCAAGCCCCATCTCACCGGAGGTCGCGACGGGGACGCTGAGGAACGGGGTCGTCAGCAGGTTGCCGCTCTTGATGACCCGCACGTCGCCGCCCTTCTCGAGCACGAAGAGCCGGGAAGTGTCGCCCGGCGAGCCGGTCAGGAAGAGGGGTTGGTCGAGGCCGCTCTTGACC
Coding sequences within it:
- a CDS encoding PQQ-dependent sugar dehydrogenase, which translates into the protein MQSPISKIRRWRPALAFASLALAAGLLACGKKSTSPTNPNPTPNPTPPPGMTIGLRLVKSGLDQPLFLTGSPGDTSRLFVLEKGGDVRVIKSGNLLTTPFLSVPVATSGEMGLAGMAFDPGYATNGRFYLSFLDPSGDTKLIRYTVSSNRDVANPSGQTI